In Heteronotia binoei isolate CCM8104 ecotype False Entrance Well chromosome 5, APGP_CSIRO_Hbin_v1, whole genome shotgun sequence, the DNA window TTAAGTGACTGCTTATGCTTTTACATGATGGAGGGTCAGCTGGACAAATaaattatgttttaaaaaataattacgcAAACCATTTTAAGGTCATTGTTCTGGAGGACCATGTGGAAATCCACTTTTTTCCTCTGTAATTTTAAAACTGTTCTTGGCATCTGGGACAATACAGGTAAATAAACGTGAAGAAGGAGCAGTTGCCAGACCAGCAGGCGCAAGGGACTTCAGTGTTTCTAAAAGATGAGGGCTAGAAAATGTGACCAAGCATCTAAATGGTTCCTTGTTGTTCAAGATGCCCAGTTCTGGTTTACTTTTGAACACTGTCTCAAGCCTGTATTTTGCATATTGTAGTTTTGGCTGGGGATCATTTCCAAAGTcctcctcattaattctccaaaTGGCCTCCTTTTTgtttttatcttcttgaattatCCTTGGATCCATTTCTTCCAAAGCGCTGTTCCTTTCCAGTAGAGGTCGTGGGTTAAAAGTCTGAACATTCTGGTTACACCATTTAAATACAATATCTTTGAGGGAGTCTAAACAACGGCTACGGAGGTCCATCTCATTGATTTCACTGTAACTGGTAGCAGTCAACAGGGCCTGGAAAAGCATAGCTCTGCAGGTTCTAAATATGGAATGGGAAATAAAGACATAAGGAGTCTGTGAATGGTAAACAACGTAGGTTGGCTTGtacttgtttggttttttaaactGCGTTCCCCATGCAACTCGAATCCACACTGAATTGTCTTCATATTTCTTAAAAGTGATAGTGACATTTTTCAGAAGTAACCGAAGGCtggttttaaagttgtttttGAAATCTACCAAGTCGAAAATGACATTTTCATCAACACCTTCTCTGGTCATCTTGTAaacagtccaattttttttgtccCTATATGTGTAATTGTAAATGATGTCTAGATTTGCTGCATGCTGGATTGTTGCACCATTTTCCTCACAAAGTTGAGTTACTTCTTGGGACACATTCTCCTTTGTCTGATGTAAGTTTATAGACTGAAGCTGGTTCTCAGAGAGAAACCCCCACGTAGTCAGC includes these proteins:
- the LOC132571330 gene encoding centromere protein N-like, whose protein sequence is MDEIVAEYIRRTVLRIPRSEIGKMLTTWGFLSENQLQSINLHQTKENVSQEVTQLCEENGATIQHAANLDIIYNYTYRDKKNWTVYKMTREGVDENVIFDLVDFKNNFKTSLRLLLKNVTITFKKYEDNSVWIRVAWGTQFKKPNKYKPTYVVYHSQTPYVFISHSIFRTCRAMLFQALLTATSYSEINEMDLRSRCLDSLKDIVFKWCNQNVQTFNPRPLLERNSALEEMDPRIIQEDKNKKEAIWRINEEDFGNDPQPKLQYAKYRLETVFKSKPELGILNNKEPFRCLVTFSSPHLLETLKSLAPAGLATAPSSRLFTCIVPDAKNSFKITEEKSGFPHGPPEQ